The following proteins are co-located in the Shouchella hunanensis genome:
- a CDS encoding quaternary amine ABC transporter ATP-binding protein has product MTIQISLKNVSKIFGPKPKSVIPMIKQGMTKEEILAKTNHTVGVYDASMDIKKGETFVIMGLSGSGKSTLIRCFNLLNKPTDGEIVLDGENIVAYSNNQLKKVRQNKIAMVFQHFGLFTHRTILSNVEYGLEIKQMPKAKRREIALKNIEIVGLKGYENKYPDELSGGMQQRVGLARALTNDPDILLMDEPFSALDPLIRREMQSELLDIQERLQKTIIFITHDVNEAFKIGDRVAVMKDGKVVQIGTPEEIMESPANDYISEFIKDIDRSKVFQASHIMMKPNAMVSVEDGLNVAVKEMKRNGLSSVFVVDDRQRLKGILTIDQAIKGIKEKKALSDVMSKEIQKVTKDCYVTDLIPKALTSAFPLAVVTEEGQLEGIILRVHVLSGLISEEVDETEEYHPKEELSPV; this is encoded by the coding sequence ATGACCATCCAAATTTCACTTAAGAATGTCTCAAAAATCTTTGGGCCAAAACCAAAATCTGTGATTCCTATGATTAAACAAGGAATGACAAAGGAAGAAATACTAGCAAAAACAAATCATACCGTTGGTGTTTATGATGCTTCTATGGATATAAAGAAAGGAGAGACCTTTGTCATTATGGGTCTTTCTGGGAGTGGGAAATCGACGCTCATTCGATGTTTCAACTTATTAAATAAACCTACTGATGGCGAAATTGTCTTAGATGGAGAAAACATTGTCGCTTACTCGAACAACCAATTAAAAAAAGTGCGACAAAACAAAATCGCAATGGTTTTTCAGCATTTTGGACTGTTTACACATCGAACAATCTTATCAAATGTCGAGTATGGATTAGAAATCAAACAAATGCCTAAAGCAAAAAGGCGCGAAATTGCCTTGAAAAATATCGAAATCGTAGGATTAAAGGGGTATGAAAATAAGTACCCAGATGAGCTATCAGGAGGCATGCAGCAACGGGTAGGTCTTGCCCGAGCATTAACAAATGATCCTGACATCTTATTGATGGATGAACCATTTAGTGCACTTGACCCACTCATTCGGAGAGAGATGCAAAGTGAACTTCTCGATATTCAAGAGCGTCTTCAAAAGACAATTATTTTTATAACCCATGATGTAAACGAAGCATTTAAAATTGGTGACCGAGTCGCCGTCATGAAAGATGGGAAAGTGGTTCAAATTGGCACCCCAGAAGAAATTATGGAAAGCCCTGCAAATGACTATATTTCCGAGTTCATAAAAGACATTGACCGTTCAAAAGTGTTTCAAGCCTCACATATTATGATGAAGCCAAACGCGATGGTTTCTGTAGAAGATGGTCTAAATGTGGCAGTAAAAGAAATGAAGCGGAATGGACTATCAAGCGTTTTTGTTGTTGACGATCGTCAGCGCTTAAAAGGTATTCTTACAATTGATCAAGCCATTAAAGGCATTAAAGAAAAGAAAGCTTTAAGTGACGTCATGTCAAAAGAGATTCAAAAAGTAACCAAAGATTGCTATGTGACAGATTTAATTCCCAAAGCATTAACCTCCGCTTTTCCATTGGCGGTTGTTACCGAAGAAGGACAATTAGAAGGGATTATCCTACGAGTGCATGTATTGTCAGGACTAATTTCTGAAGAAGTAGACGAAACAGAAGAGTACCATCCAAAAGAAG